The stretch of DNA TGGACGTCTGGGCTTGAGAAACGCGCGGCTGGCCGGCCCGCCCACCGAGGTGGTGTCGATCCACAAGCTGTCCGGGACGCCCGGCGGGGCCGCGCCCGCCGCGTGACAGGCGTCGCACGGCAGGAAGGCCTTGAAGAGGTGGTCGGCGTGCGTGGTGACGCGCCCGCTGGCGCTGTCCCTGCCGGTCGTCGCCTCCTCGATGCCGTAGTGACAGGCGATGCACGCGCCGGCGCGCACGGCCGGCCCCAGCTCGGGCGGCGGCGGCGCGCCGCGGCCCGCGAGGCGGTAGGCGTCGTCGGCCAGTCGCAGCGCCTGGCGCATGATCCCGTCGGCGGCCGTGAGGTTGTGGGCCGGCCGCGCCCGCTGGACGAACGCCATCAGGCCCTTGGCTTCCGCGATCCGGGCGAGCGCCGCCCCCGGCGCGCGGCCGCCGAGGTCCGCCTCCGCCCTGCCGAGGTACGCGTCGATCCAGGCGCGTCGCCGCTGGTAGCCCCGTTCCCAGCGCGCCAGCACGCCGCGCCACGCGTCGCCGTGGCAGCCGACGCACACCGACGCCGTCGGCACGAGGCTCGTGCCCGGCGCCGGCCGCGGCGCGTCGGGCGAGACATGGCACGAGCGGCAGGTCACGCCGCCCATGAACATCAGGCTCGGCCGCAGCTCCTCCCCCGGCATCAGCCCGAGCATGAGGCGCTGCTGCTCGGCGTGCACGCCGGCGTGACAGTCGGCGCACCTGGCCGTGCGCGACGTGTCGGCGGGGATGGGCCGGCGGTGGCGCAGCGCGTGGCAGTCCGCGCACTGCAGGTCGATCGAGCCGCTCATCGCCACGACCCGGTGCGTGACGGCACCGTGGCAGGAGCGGCACGCCAGCTCCGGATGGTGCGCGTGGGCGGAGTCGGCCGGCGGCAGCTTCGCCGGCGGCTTGGCCCCGTGGCACGCGGCGCACCGCGCCACGGCGACGGTGGTGTCGCCTTCGACCACCCGGTAGTGGCAGCGGGTGCACGGCACCCGCGCCTGCTCGAGCATCGCATGGGAGAGCGGCACGCCCTGGCTGGTCGCCCGGGTGTGCCGGGGATGGCGGTGGCAGGTCGCGCAGCCGGCGTCGCGAGGGCTCGAGACCTCCGTGAAGTGGCACAGCGCGCAGGTCGAGCTGTCGGCCCCGAGCACCGTGCTGCCGGCCTCGTGGGTGTGGCACGCGGCGCACGGCACCGAGCGGCGCTCGCTCATCGGGTGCGCGCTGTGCCGGAAG from Gemmatimonadales bacterium encodes:
- a CDS encoding cytochrome c3 family protein → MRGGRARRRAARAAPWLPALALAVLAGCGGAGRPGGARSPHDRVACVGCHRGGPTPSGRAGVPDAACSARGCHPNGGPDSARIAMVTFRHSAHPMSERRSVPCAACHTHEAGSTVLGADSSTCALCHFTEVSSPRDAGCATCHRHPRHTRATSQGVPLSHAMLEQARVPCTRCHYRVVEGDTTVAVARCAACHGAKPPAKLPPADSAHAHHPELACRSCHGAVTHRVVAMSGSIDLQCADCHALRHRRPIPADTSRTARCADCHAGVHAEQQRLMLGLMPGEELRPSLMFMGGVTCRSCHVSPDAPRPAPGTSLVPTASVCVGCHGDAWRGVLARWERGYQRRRAWIDAYLGRAEADLGGRAPGAALARIAEAKGLMAFVQRARPAHNLTAADGIMRQALRLADDAYRLAGRGAPPPPELGPAVRAGACIACHYGIEEATTGRDSASGRVTTHADHLFKAFLPCDACHAAGAAPPGVPDSLWIDTTSVGGPASRAFLKPRRPAAP